One window from the genome of Planctomycetota bacterium encodes:
- a CDS encoding prepilin-type N-terminal cleavage/methylation domain-containing protein, producing the protein MRRGDFSHPVARCARYGFTLIELLVVVAIIALLISILLPSMSRAREVARITRCASNLRQQGLAANMYAQTYKGWLPPYSSGAGGLDTGLVVTHWTRWFRTGNTWQNLGKLYATKYITDGPNFYCPSQKNPTFKLETYEPWPTDYWPGGTAAVGVRVAYNFNPVVKDPASGKSYRKFDMAQDLKPQRVFGTDLLESAVTIAHDDNPDSPGWNVMFGDTSVSFKLTREPLTLMQTDPGNFPGDNFPLYDQALQALERTQ; encoded by the coding sequence ATGAGGCGGGGTGACTTCAGTCACCCCGTCGCGCGATGCGCGCGATATGGTTTCACCTTGATCGAACTTCTCGTCGTCGTCGCCATCATCGCGCTGCTGATTTCGATTCTGCTCCCGTCGATGTCGCGCGCCCGTGAAGTGGCGCGCATCACGCGCTGCGCGTCGAACCTCCGTCAGCAGGGGCTCGCCGCCAACATGTACGCGCAGACCTACAAGGGCTGGCTCCCGCCGTATTCCTCCGGGGCCGGCGGGCTCGACACCGGCCTCGTCGTGACGCATTGGACCCGATGGTTCCGCACCGGCAATACATGGCAGAACCTCGGCAAGCTCTACGCCACCAAGTACATCACCGACGGCCCGAACTTCTACTGCCCGTCGCAGAAAAACCCGACGTTCAAGCTCGAAACCTACGAACCCTGGCCGACCGATTACTGGCCCGGCGGCACCGCGGCCGTCGGCGTCCGCGTGGCGTACAACTTCAACCCCGTCGTCAAAGATCCGGCCTCGGGCAAGAGCTATCGCAAGTTCGACATGGCGCAGGATCTCAAGCCACAGCGCGTCTTCGGCACCGATCTGCTCGAATCCGCCGTCACCATCGCTCACGACGACAACCCCGACAGCCCCGGCTGGAACGTCATGTTCGGCGACACCTCCGTCTCGTTCAAACTCACGCGCGAGCCGCTGACGCTCATGCAGACCGACCCCGGCAACTTCCCCGGCGACAACTTCCCCCTCTACGACCAGGCCCTGCAGGCGCTGGAACGAACGCAGTAA
- a CDS encoding sigma-70 family RNA polymerase sigma factor, with translation MVVFACPVRAGGGNLIGAGGFVALNEDTIVKALLRDRATLFAYIWSIVRDAHVAEDVFQEVSLLALHKRGELREAEALPTWLRRSARNLSLKALRRLGRAPALLDEKLLDLLEGQWERQEATPAAETLEALKHCLAELSPYARQVITLRYAQGLSGEGVAAKLGRKAEAIYKVLTRAHGALAECVRRRTGRGEAPHV, from the coding sequence TTGGTGGTTTTCGCATGTCCAGTCCGGGCCGGGGGCGGGAACCTGATAGGTGCAGGAGGTTTTGTGGCGCTCAACGAGGACACGATTGTCAAAGCGCTTTTGCGCGACCGGGCGACGCTGTTCGCGTACATCTGGTCGATCGTGCGCGATGCGCATGTGGCGGAGGATGTGTTTCAGGAGGTGTCGCTGCTGGCGCTGCACAAGCGGGGCGAGCTGCGCGAGGCGGAGGCGCTGCCGACCTGGCTTCGGCGGTCGGCGCGGAACTTGTCGCTCAAGGCGCTTCGCCGGCTCGGTCGCGCGCCGGCGCTACTGGATGAGAAATTGCTGGACCTGCTCGAAGGGCAATGGGAGCGGCAGGAGGCGACGCCGGCGGCGGAGACGCTCGAGGCGCTCAAGCATTGTCTGGCGGAGCTTTCGCCGTATGCCCGGCAGGTCATCACGCTCCGTTACGCGCAGGGACTTTCGGGCGAGGGTGTGGCGGCGAAGCTGGGGCGGAAGGCGGAGGCGATTTACAAGGTATTGACGCGGGCGCACGGGGCGCTGGCGGAGTGCGTCCGCCGCCGGACGGGCCGGGGGGAGGCGCCGCATGTCTGA